From Aegilops tauschii subsp. strangulata cultivar AL8/78 chromosome 5, Aet v6.0, whole genome shotgun sequence:
ATGCTTCCTCATAAATTGTATTGCCGCATCAGTTCCTAAAGAGGTACTTATATTGGGCTCAGCAGCGGCCATCTTTATAATCTTACTGAATTTTCATATTTTCTTCAGTGGATAGTTGTCCACAGGTTTGCATCTTTTGCATTTTAAATCTTCGGTTCTATGCTTCCATCAGTTGGTTTCTACCTGGTTTTTTTCTCATAGTGTTAATGCCTTTTCCTTGTCAGAGTTATGGGGctttagctgtcatttttttgGTTTGCACATGGATGCAGAATTACACAACGGCTACCACGAAACTCCAGTTAATACCACGGCAGAACTGAACAATAATGATTAATCTTGCTCTCCCCTACCTACAATTCAGTGTTTTTGTCAGTACGTGGCCATCTGATATGTCCACAAATTACCTACCATTCATTGATTCTGCAAAGTATTCCTATGTTGTTGTAACTCTGGTTATATGAGATTTGAGTTTACTCATTTGGAAACGGGTTTTCAGGTCAAGTTGGTGTGTCCAGCATATTAGCCGGAGCTAAATTGTATACTCAGTCTTTGCTGCTTCACTTTCATAAGATGGACCTTCGGGAAAGTACAGTGGCGGAAATGATCCAAAGGGATGACAGGTCAAAGTGGTtgtccctccgttccaaaatagatgactcaatacaaagttgagtcatctattttggaacggagggagtagcaatcATAACATAAAATGCTCCACAGAGGGTGAGATAAAAAGAATTACCAGCAACTACGAAACTATCATTGGAAAAGGCAGCTTTGGAGAAGTTTAAAAGGTGTTCTCCAAGATGGAACAACAGTCGCAGTCAAGAGATTTATGAGTAATATAGAAGAAATTTTTGCAAAAGAGCTGAAAGTCCACTGTGAAATCAACCACAAGAATGTAGTTAGGCTCATAGGCTACTGTGCCAAGGAAAATGCCCTAATGATAGTCAGTGAGTATATATCTAAAGGGAACCTCAGCAATGTTCTTCACCATGAACGCATTCCCATCACGTTGGACACACGACTGCGTATCGCGGTGGAGTGTTCAGAGGCATTGTGCTACATGCATTCACAAATGTATACTCAGGTCATTCATGGTGATATCAAGCCTGCCAATATACTATTAGATGACAACTTCAATGCAAAAATATCTGACTTTGGAATATCAAGACTTGTCAACACAGACTCGACCCTTTTCACTGAGCATGTAATAGGGAGCATAGGTTACATGGACCCTTTGTTTGCTCGCAGCGGGCAACTCACCCCAAAGAGTGATGTTTATAGCTTTGGAATCGTTCTGGTTGAATTGATTACAAAGAAAAAGGCAACAACAAGAAATGGGGAGACCGGCATAGTTGAATGTTTTACCCAATCTCTTGTAACAGAGAAGAGAAAGGTGAGAGAGTTGTTCGATGTTGAAATCTCAAGCCAGAACAACATGAAGGTACTTGAAGGGGTTGCAAAGCTAGCAGGAAAATGCTTGAGAATGGAGATAGATAGACGCCCTGAGATGAGAGATGTGGCACAACGTCTTCGGGCGCTTCAGAAAACTCAAGTTCAAGGAAAACAAACACCAACTATTTTTCCTTGGGGGTGGAGGAACAAGCCAGCAGCCGGGAACAACTGGCAATCTGCAAGCCCAGTCACGCCACAATCTCTCCCATCCAACTTGTGCCGCCATTTCTCACTCAAGGAGATGAAATCCGCGACAAGAAACTTTGATAAGTCGCACCTTATTGGTATGGATGTTTTTGGTAAAGTTTACTATGGAGTGCTTGATGGGGGAGCAACAAAAGTGGCTATCAAACGGGGCAGGTTTGATGAGCAGGATGTGAGTATGTTCCAGACAGAGATAGCGATGATGGCAAATCTCCGCCACCATCATCTCGTATCATTGGTCGGTTACTGCAGAGAGAAAAACCAGAGGATACTGATCTATGACTACATGGCTCGTGGCACCTTGAGTGAGAACCTTTACGCTAACAAAATGGAGGAACCACCGCTTACTTGGAGGCAACGTTTTCAAGTGCTGCCTCCAAGTAAGCGGTGACAGAACACTCATGAAGGTAGTGCAGGGCACGAGCAGCACCGATGCAGAGCGATGACAGAACACTTGGAGGCAGCGTTTTCAAGTGCTGCCTCCAAGTGTTCTGTCATCGCTCTGCATCGGTGCTGCTCGTGCCCTGCACTACCTTCATGAGTGTTCTGTCATCCCTAATGATGTGTCGATGACGAACATTCTCCTAGATGAGAGATTGGCCGGCAAGTTTTCAAGTGAAGTCTCGCTATGGCAGGATGCCATGGATGTGACCCCCACACTGTGTATGGGACGTCTGGGTTGTGTCGATCCTGAATTTTACTGCACTGGGCAACTAACACAGAAATCCAATGTGTATTCTTTTGGTGTCGTATTGTTTGAGGTTTTGTGTGCTCGGGCTGCTTATGATCCCAATCTTCCAGAAAGAGAAGCTAATCTGGTAGAATGTTTCCTTGATTGCCAGAAGAAGGGCCTCCTTGATCGGATTGTTGATCCCTATCTTGAAGGAAAGATTGCTCCGTGGTGCTTCAAGACGTTTGTGGAGATTGCTGAGAAATGTGTTAGTGACTGTGGTATCATCCGCCCTACAATGCAGGAAGTGCTTGAGAACCTGGAGATGTGCCTCGCAGAACAAAGCGGAAGCCTTGATGATGAGTCGCCAGCCAGACGATGATGACACTATTGGCCCTTCAAGGACAGAAGGTCCTCTGAACCTGGAGATGTACCTTGCAGAAAACGATGATTCCAGCCATTATGGTTTGGTATCAACCTTCGAATATGATGACACTGAATGTGCTTCTGATGGTGGTGTGGATTCCGATTCCGTATTGCTAATGCCACGATGAGCAGGCAGGAAGTGGTCACCAGTTTTTCCTACTGTCAATACTCCATACGTGTATACTGCAATTTTTGTCCTTTTCTTTTTTGAAGCGAGTATTTTTTTAGAGCTGTTTTACGGTGATTGGGTTAGTACTTGGAGTACTTAGCAGTACTTACATGTCTGATCACGTCTGATTTTTATTAGCCGTCCGATCTTGCGGGGAATTTTAATTGATTAAATTTAATATGTTAATTGCGATAAGGGCATAATGGTCCAGGGGGAAATATCTTTTCTTGAACCGATCACCTGAGGACCAGATCCATGTCTACTCGATCCAGTTCAGAATCCTCCTCCGATGTATTCGTCGCCGCTCGCCGCTCCTGACCTTCTCCGTCCTCGACCTGCCTGGTGAGAGGAATAAATTCATCGTCCTCGTCCTCCACCCAACCAACCCCAGCCCCCACGCCGTcaccgaagaagaagaagaaggccggATCTGCGCCGGCTGaatcggcggcgacggcggcgggcgaTCCCATCTCTTCGCGCGTACCATCCTTAAGGTATGAATTCGGCTTGGCGTTCTACTCGTTCTCTTGGCCGTTGCGCCCCTCCACCGTGCATGCAGTACAACCTCAACCCCACAAGATCCGGGTAATTTAGCAGTATGCGAGATTTGTACGGACTAGAACAACGAATGGAAAGCTTCATCGTGGCATAGTTTCTCTTGAGCTAATCGCATCATGTTAGTTTAACTAAGATGTTGAGGGCATTGCTTACTTCCTTTGGTACCGCAGAAAAAAAGTGACATACTTGACGTTTGAGATGAGATATACTAAAGGAAGATGAGATACTGGTTCCATAGTTGACTTAATTTAGTTTATTAAAGTCATCATCACTTTAGGTTTGCATAGTGCATGAAATATAGTTTAAAGGAAGATGAGATACTACTTGTTGGGCGTTGATGATTGGTTTCCCTCACATGTCAAACGAGAAAAGTCTTTTCCATGCACTTGTCTTTGCCTATGAGCTATTTTACACCTGCAACATTGATAAACAGAAAGATATTGATGATTGGTTTCCCTCACATGTCATATGCAGGAAGACATGGCGTATGCAAGTGATGAGAGTATGTTCGAGTATCTAAATGTTGTCAGCAAGATGTTTGATAGTGAGGCTGAAGGCTATGAATTCTACAACAAATATGCTCTTGAAAAAGGTTTTAGTGTGAGGAAAAGCTACGTTGAGTGGGATGGATCCAACAAATACATAATTTTAAGGAAAATTGTGTGTAGTCGTCAAGGGTTTCATGAAGAGAAGCACATGAAAAGAAAGATGGAAGAtagaaagaggaggccacgaagTTTAACTCGTGTTGGGTGTAATGCTAAATTGGTCATTATGAGACAGGAGGAAACCGGTCGGTGTTTTGTCAAGGATTTCATCGATGAGCACAGCCATCCTCTAGCCCCACGGGATCTTTCTTGTCTGCTGCGTTCGCACAGACGAATTAGTGATGAGCAGAAAGCGGACATTGCGGACATGGAAAAATGTGGGATCCGCAAATACCGTATTATGGATATTTTGTGCTTTCAATACGGTGGATTTGATAAGGTTGGATGCATAAAGAGGGACATTTATAATTTCTGCCATGCTAATAAGCAGGAGACAATCAGTGCCGGTGATGCTAATACGGTGATCATGCACATGATGGCGAGGCGAGAGCGAGATGTGGATTTTTTCTTCAAGTACTTGGTGGACGAGCATGGCCATCTGAAGGGACTGTTCTGGGCTGATAGTCAATCGCGACTTGACTACGAGGCTTTCGGAGACGTCATTGTTTTCGATAGCACATACAGAACCAACAAATACAATCTGCCATTTGTGCCGTTTGTCGGGTTGAATCACCACCGGAGCACTGCCATTTTTGGCTGTGGTATAATTTCTCATGAAACAAGCCAGGCATACGAGTGGATGTTGCGGACCTTTTCTGATTGCATGGCACAGAAGCATCCAATATCTGTGATCACAGATGGGGACCTTGCAATGCAGAGAGCAATCAGGGTGGTCTGGCCAGACTCAAACCATAGACTATGTATATGGTACATTCAGCAGAACATTGTACGCCATCTGCATGATGACGACGTAAAGGAGGAATTCAGATCTTTCATTTATGATACTTCTTCCATTGAAGAGCATGAGATAGAATGGATATACTTCTTACAATGGAATAAAGTAACCAGTGAGGAGTCTTGGCTGCATCAGATGTATCAAATGAGAAAGTTGTGGTGTGCTCCATATCTTGAGGGGCGTTGTTTCCTAGGATTGAGCAGCAATCAGAGGAGTGAGAGCTTGAACTCTGTGCTACATACGCATCTTGAGGGTAAGATGTCGTTGTTTGAAATGCTAGAGCACTATGAGCGTTGCCTTGCGTCGCGACGGATTAACGAAGCTCTCCATGACGTCGAAGCCTTGCAGTCCGTTCCATTTACAGAGGAAAATGCTTCGCCGCTTGAGAAACACGCCGCAACAGTTTTCACACCTAGTGTCTTTAAGATGGTCTTATGGAGCATAGATGCTGTTAGCAAATGTCAGATCAGAGAGATACTAGATGGATCAGAAGCTTCCACTTATGTTGTGTCCAAGCAGGAAAGAATGGATAAAAAGTTTGGAGTGCGCATTGAAGAGCAAGGAGGTCTTTTGCACAGGGTGAGTTGTTCTTGCCGTAAGCTGGAATGCGCAGGCACACCATGTTCCCACATTTTTTACATATTGGGGATTTTAAAACAAACAATTCTGCCCAGTTGTTGCGTTCCCACTAGGTGGACTATGAATGCAAAATGTGCATACGCACCTACCAGAAAAAACCAGATGTATGACTATTCGGTAAGCCTGCAGAGGTACCGCGAGTTGCGGAATTGTAGTCACGCCGCAAGTTTCAAGGCATGCCACTCTGATGAGGACTATCACCGTCTAATTATGCTTTTGCAGCACAACATCATGGCAAGCAATCAAGTTTTGAACAAGCTGACAGCAAGGAGTCAACTAATGCTCAGCATAACAACATTAGGTTTGGCCCGTTGATGCCGCACTCGGAGAAAGTTGATAAGGTTCTGGATCCCGTGCATGTGCCAGGCCGAGGAACACCGAAGAAAAGGCTGCAGGCAAAGACAAAGAAGTCAAGATCACAGAATATCTGTGGCTATTGCAAGAATCCTGGTCACAATCGACGTAAATGCGCTAAATTGCTAGAGGTACGAAATATGTTCATATTTATTTTTTGCATGTGTTTTACTCATAATTGATGTCCATGTGATTTATTCTATTCTTCTGTGTAGGATCTCGAGGCTGAACTGTGATGTCTACATACAGCATGAACCGACGATGAGCCAGAGAAAGTCGTGTGCCAGTCAGCTTTGTGTGACGTGGTCTTTACATTCTATTTCATCGTGACAGTAATTTAGTGAAGTGCGGTTGTACTGCCATGTTACTGTATTAGTTCGACATCTTTCGTTTCCATTTTCTGTGTGTATCATTTGATGTCCAACTTTAAGAATGATGATGTATTTCGAACAGGAATAAGGGCTAGCATGGAGCACTTGTTATTGTCGAGTAGAATAATTTTTGTGATGTATTTCTGCACGCACGCACGGCCGCCAGACGGATCTCCCGCGCGATCCCACGGTCTGCATGGCTCATGCATGGCAGGCCGTTTTCCTACGTCGACCCAAACACCGGCCCATCCGAGGTTGCAGCTCCGGACGGCCCACGTCACGTACGATCTCGCGCGTTGTTCTCGTGTAACTaaaaatagtcccacctcgcccctCGACCAGCTCCTTTACCTGCTTAAATACCTTCATCGAGGTGATTTTAGCAAGCGTTGGTCCTCATTGTAGGATGAATATGATTCTTCACCCTTACTATGGTTGTCATGCATATTCATAATCATCATGCATATTCTTCATTTAGAGATCATTAATGACTGACGTATTTTTTAAATAAGCGGGGCCCAGTGGGGTGTGCTTGGAAATATTTGAGAAACCTCCATGCACGTTCATCTTCGCTGCATGCAAATCGGGCGGCAGCCGCTGTGCCAGCAGCTGTCA
This genomic window contains:
- the LOC109763447 gene encoding receptor-like protein kinase FERONIA, producing the protein MSNIEEIFAKELKVHCEINHKNVVRLIGYCAKENALMIVSEYISKGNLSNVLHHERIPITLDTRLRIAVECSEALCYMHSQMYTQVIHGDIKPANILLDDNFNAKISDFGISRLVNTDSTLFTEHVIGSIGYMDPLFARSGQLTPKSDVYSFGIVLVELITKKKATTRNGETGIVECFTQSLVTEKRKVRELFDVEISSQNNMKVLEGVAKLAGKCLRMEIDRRPEMRDVAQRLRALQKTQVQGKQTPTIFPWGWRNKPAAGNNWQSASPVTPQSLPSNLCRHFSLKEMKSATRNFDKSHLIGMDVFGKVYYGVLDGGATKVAIKRGRFDEQDVSMFQTEIAMMANLRHHHLVSLVGYCREKNQRILIYDYMARGTLSENLYANKMEEPPLTWRQRLSLCIGAARALHYLHECSVIPNDVSMTNILLDERLAGKFSSEVSLWQDAMDVTPTLCMGRLGCVDPEFYCTGQLTQKSNVYSFGVVLFEVLCARAAYDPNLPEREANLVECFLDCQKKGLLDRIVDPYLEGKIAPWCFKTFVEIAEKCVSDCGIIRPTMQEVLENLEMCLAEQSGSLDDESPARR